Proteins encoded by one window of Ulvibacter sp. MAR_2010_11:
- a CDS encoding DUF2254 domain-containing protein, protein MKKKFTIYYNRLRGQLWFRPLLFCLFSVAGALAAHQADGIGINDLVPNIDTESIEGLLDTISASMLVISIFAVASMLSAFSSASGTATPRSFKIVVTDDVSQNALSIFIGAFIFSIVATIALDNGYYEKAGRFILFLLTLLLFVVVILTFLKWVGRISRLGRLEHTIQQVETVASKSLSTYIKHPYLKALPIKDKFDAGKVIFANTIGYVQHINLESLQMLAEEKEFRIQLNCLPGKFVHKNFAIAHLSSAHNLDINEIQKSINESIHIGHTRLFSEDPRFGLISLTEIASRALSPGINDPGTAIQILGSHERLFFLWQEIENNTDETVEYDRVEVPKISIQDFFDDAFRPIARDGAVNIEVMLRLQKALTSIETISNPELKEAAMQHSIKAYNRAEIGMEFKDDIAILRTHCLFNKNL, encoded by the coding sequence ATGAAAAAAAAGTTTACAATTTATTATAATAGGCTGCGCGGTCAGCTATGGTTTAGACCGCTACTATTTTGTTTGTTCTCGGTTGCTGGTGCTTTAGCAGCTCATCAAGCCGATGGAATTGGAATCAATGACCTTGTTCCCAATATTGATACCGAATCAATCGAAGGCCTCTTAGATACCATTTCAGCCAGCATGTTGGTCATTTCAATATTTGCTGTTGCATCCATGCTCTCCGCATTCTCGTCGGCAAGTGGTACAGCAACCCCAAGATCTTTCAAAATCGTAGTCACGGATGATGTATCACAGAATGCACTGTCTATTTTTATAGGAGCCTTCATCTTTAGTATAGTTGCGACGATAGCACTTGATAATGGATATTATGAAAAAGCAGGTAGATTTATTCTGTTTTTGTTGACTTTATTATTGTTTGTAGTTGTTATACTTACCTTTTTAAAGTGGGTAGGGAGAATTTCAAGATTAGGACGTTTAGAGCACACAATACAGCAAGTAGAAACAGTTGCTTCCAAGTCCTTATCCACCTATATAAAACATCCTTATCTAAAAGCTCTTCCGATAAAAGATAAATTCGATGCTGGTAAAGTAATCTTCGCAAATACTATTGGATATGTTCAACATATCAATTTGGAGTCTTTACAAATGTTGGCAGAAGAAAAGGAATTTAGAATTCAACTTAATTGTCTTCCGGGCAAGTTTGTCCATAAAAATTTTGCCATTGCACACCTAAGCTCAGCCCATAATTTGGATATTAATGAGATCCAAAAAAGTATAAACGAGTCAATTCATATAGGTCACACTAGATTATTCAGCGAAGATCCTAGATTTGGATTAATATCATTGACTGAAATTGCAAGTAGAGCCTTATCCCCTGGCATTAATGACCCTGGAACGGCAATCCAAATTCTAGGTAGCCACGAAAGGTTGTTTTTTTTATGGCAAGAAATAGAAAATAACACTGATGAAACAGTGGAATATGATCGAGTAGAAGTGCCTAAAATCTCGATTCAAGATTTCTTTGACGATGCTTTTAGACCAATTGCGAGGGACGGTGCAGTTAATATTGAGGTGATGTTGAGATTACAGAAAGCATTGACATCAATAGAGACTATTTCTAATCCAGAATTAAAAGAAGCTGCAATGCAACATTCCATAAAAGCGTACAACAGAGCTGAAATAGGAATGGAGTTTAAAGACGATATCGCTATTTTAAGAACACATTGTTTATTTAACAAAAATCTATAA
- a CDS encoding intradiol ring-cleavage dioxygenase: MKNILGILFLVFIISSCKGQTEKVSNRLIGGPCEDCDAALDYKVLNIDPEPTVTINGFNTTDPKIKITGTVLKPDGKTPADNVILYVYQTNRKGFYEPSENPVGWEKRHGKFRGWMKTGSDGKFEFYTFRPAPYPDGREPEHIHLYIKEPGKNPYYVDNYLFDDDPMLTNEERKSIDKRGGSGIIELENNNGIFSANRDIILGLNIPDY; the protein is encoded by the coding sequence ATGAAAAATATTTTAGGAATACTCTTTTTGGTTTTTATCATTTCTTCTTGTAAAGGTCAAACTGAAAAGGTTAGTAATAGACTAATTGGAGGTCCATGTGAGGATTGTGATGCGGCTTTAGACTATAAAGTCTTGAATATCGACCCAGAACCGACTGTAACAATAAATGGATTTAACACGACCGATCCAAAAATCAAAATTACTGGAACCGTTTTGAAGCCTGATGGTAAAACACCGGCGGACAACGTGATTCTCTATGTTTATCAAACGAATCGTAAAGGATTTTACGAACCCAGCGAAAACCCGGTCGGTTGGGAGAAAAGGCACGGAAAATTTCGGGGATGGATGAAAACAGGTTCCGATGGAAAGTTTGAATTTTATACATTCAGACCGGCACCATATCCCGACGGAAGAGAGCCAGAACACATTCATCTATACATAAAGGAGCCCGGTAAAAATCCCTATTATGTGGATAATTATCTGTTCGATGATGACCCTATGCTAACCAATGAGGAAAGAAAGTCAATAGACAAAAGAGGTGGCTCAGGAATAATAGAATTAGAAAATAATAATGGGATATTCTCTGCAAATAGAGATATTATTCTTGGATTGAATATTCCGGACTATTAA
- a CDS encoding MbtH family NRPS accessory protein: MNTFSYYFTFLVIIFIIGPKSALAQKQDEYKVVVNHEEQYSIWPVNKNPPKGWQETEILGNQAKCQDYIEEVWTDMRPLSIQKMNLPENTEYFVVINHEEQYSIWPKELALPKNWKPTKIHGTLYPCVKYIKKAWTDMRPLSQRKGRMIRKN; the protein is encoded by the coding sequence ATGAACACATTTTCATACTATTTCACATTCTTAGTGATAATTTTTATTATCGGACCGAAGTCTGCTTTGGCACAGAAGCAAGATGAATATAAAGTTGTAGTAAATCACGAGGAACAATATTCGATTTGGCCGGTCAATAAAAATCCTCCCAAGGGTTGGCAGGAGACAGAGATACTTGGAAATCAAGCCAAATGTCAAGATTACATAGAAGAAGTTTGGACCGATATGCGGCCTTTAAGTATTCAAAAAATGAATTTACCTGAAAATACGGAGTACTTCGTAGTTATAAATCATGAAGAGCAGTATTCCATTTGGCCAAAAGAACTCGCTTTGCCAAAAAATTGGAAGCCAACAAAAATCCATGGAACCCTCTATCCTTGTGTGAAATACATTAAAAAAGCTTGGACAGATATGCGGCCTTTAAGTCAACGTAAAGGGAGAATGATTAGGAAAAACTGA
- a CDS encoding PLP-dependent cysteine synthase family protein, with product MTSGNTNIKDAIGCTPMIELKNIVPPNSARIIAKLESANPTGSMKDRMAKAVIEEAERKGFIKKGSTIVEYTAGTTGISLAFVCASLGYNFHAVFSDAFSNEKRITMKAFGATITDVLSDNKKITERLIKEMIDTSRKFSEQENHWWADQLNNRDAEKGYYSLGDEIWEQSKGSVDAFVHTVSTAHSIHGVTKALLKHNDKIQTFAVEPDESAVLSGRPSGSHKIEGIGIGFIPPLWQPEIVNEILTVTTEDAMSMARRVAKEEGIFAGTSTGANICASLKIAERLGPGKTVVTLIVDSGLRYISTPLYQSL from the coding sequence ATGACCTCCGGAAATACCAACATTAAAGATGCCATAGGGTGTACCCCAATGATAGAATTAAAAAATATAGTCCCCCCTAATTCTGCCCGAATTATAGCAAAATTAGAAAGTGCCAATCCAACAGGAAGCATGAAGGACAGAATGGCCAAAGCAGTAATTGAAGAAGCCGAAAGAAAAGGGTTTATAAAAAAGGGAAGTACTATTGTAGAATATACGGCCGGAACAACAGGTATATCACTCGCATTTGTATGCGCATCCCTTGGTTATAATTTTCATGCAGTCTTTTCTGATGCTTTCAGCAATGAAAAGAGAATTACGATGAAGGCTTTTGGAGCTACCATTACAGACGTATTAAGTGATAATAAAAAAATAACTGAACGTCTCATTAAAGAGATGATTGATACATCAAGGAAGTTTAGTGAGCAAGAAAATCACTGGTGGGCAGATCAATTAAACAATCGTGATGCAGAGAAGGGTTATTATTCGCTTGGCGATGAAATATGGGAACAATCTAAAGGAAGTGTAGATGCTTTTGTTCATACAGTAAGTACGGCACATTCCATCCATGGTGTAACTAAAGCGCTTTTAAAGCATAACGATAAAATACAAACATTTGCCGTAGAACCAGATGAGTCTGCAGTCTTGTCTGGTCGACCTTCCGGCTCACACAAAATTGAAGGTATTGGCATCGGTTTTATTCCTCCGTTATGGCAACCGGAAATAGTAAACGAGATTTTAACTGTTACAACCGAAGATGCTATGAGTATGGCTAGAAGAGTTGCTAAAGAAGAAGGAATTTTTGCAGGTACTTCTACCGGAGCCAACATTTGCGCATCCCTGAAAATAGCGGAGAGACTTGGTCCTGGAAAAACTGTAGTAACCCTAATTGTTGATTCCGGGCTGAGATATATCAGTACGCCTTTATATCAATCCCTATAA
- a CDS encoding DUF5829 family protein — protein sequence MKSVRLQKILKLTIIYTILITGYTSCRHSIKSDFSHIEIILDSTSFEKLVANDYISNILAPSTYDTMLASPLVLSYYLQGETDFIHFNPNRGYFASQRGTAYLIFQSRRPGQGKLLEEQWQRVSNDSLVRYDVTGPDFTLTEVVYNHHDYLSKKQHNNLIPMLSSYSVESYRNWGLGDSVEVGMKQFLSKDSANNSKLYKNIISIDLEITQKELNDLTPVLELMGYRKIDKSFFKNAEPTISYVINNNLDITKVKKLSLQLSEDAGNKSFNYGSMSLRIKKNKAEFSF from the coding sequence ATGAAATCAGTACGTCTGCAGAAAATACTAAAGTTGACAATCATCTATACTATTTTAATCACTGGTTATACCAGTTGTAGACACAGTATAAAATCCGATTTTAGCCACATTGAAATTATCCTGGATTCAACTTCCTTTGAAAAACTGGTCGCGAACGACTATATCTCAAATATCTTAGCCCCCAGCACCTACGATACCATGTTGGCTTCTCCACTGGTGTTAAGCTACTACCTGCAAGGTGAAACCGATTTCATTCATTTCAATCCCAATAGGGGTTATTTTGCTTCTCAGCGGGGAACCGCTTATCTTATTTTTCAAAGCAGAAGACCCGGACAAGGAAAATTATTGGAAGAGCAATGGCAAAGGGTTTCAAACGATTCCCTCGTTCGATATGATGTTACGGGTCCGGATTTTACATTAACTGAAGTCGTTTACAATCACCATGACTACCTCAGTAAAAAGCAGCATAACAACCTTATTCCCATGTTGAGCTCCTACTCGGTGGAAAGCTATCGAAACTGGGGTTTGGGTGATTCGGTAGAAGTTGGCATGAAGCAATTTCTATCAAAGGATTCGGCAAATAACAGTAAACTATATAAAAACATTATTTCGATTGATCTGGAAATCACACAGAAGGAATTAAATGATCTGACACCGGTTTTGGAACTTATGGGATATCGAAAAATAGATAAGAGCTTTTTTAAGAATGCTGAGCCTACTATTTCTTACGTTATAAACAATAATCTGGACATTACGAAAGTAAAAAAGTTAAGCTTACAACTTTCTGAAGATGCCGGCAATAAGAGTTTTAACTATGGCTCTATGAG
- a CDS encoding amidohydrolase family protein, with protein sequence MLNHPTKSRKKLLVIVLMLLKNLIILFLSLLILSCSKQTAKYDLGISNVNLIDGTGSPIQEGVSVYINKGKIVEINTLTTHQIENVIDGTGKYLIPGLFDCHVHTTSFQEDFPKLIHYGVTSVFVPGGSTCTNDYYATLRSIGNQDSIPAPRVFHTSQHFTMEGRHPVKTYASSNWKEGETVFFLKDTAQIAEIVKEVAKYPILGIKLTIEDGPAPPFVERMPQDFINKTVSEAAKYGLEVFAHVSDNEEFLMAVKGGAQNIVHFVGIEIDWENDEHISAINKLLDREGSIVTTLMIDKSFIYPLNPEWLKTPSIIEAYPAVELKKLLTPQAIGRAQKMAALTKLEYGLDEISMESLFLSKVEDIQRLLDLGMNITLGTDAGNSFNFHGYSLHEEMQILEMGGIAPRDIIKMGTLNAARMMHVQDSLGSIEPGKLADLILLNANPLASISNCLDINTVIKNGVIQKRIDK encoded by the coding sequence TTGCTAAATCACCCAACAAAATCACGCAAAAAACTGTTGGTGATCGTTCTCATGCTTTTGAAAAATTTAATAATTCTATTCCTGAGCCTTCTTATCCTAAGCTGTTCAAAACAAACAGCAAAATACGACTTGGGCATCAGCAATGTCAACCTTATTGATGGAACGGGAAGTCCTATTCAGGAGGGAGTATCCGTTTATATTAACAAGGGAAAAATAGTTGAAATTAATACGTTGACTACTCATCAAATTGAAAACGTCATTGACGGCACCGGCAAGTACCTGATACCCGGATTATTCGATTGCCATGTTCATACAACAAGCTTTCAAGAAGACTTTCCTAAACTGATCCATTATGGAGTTACTTCCGTTTTTGTGCCCGGCGGGAGTACTTGCACGAATGATTATTATGCCACACTTCGATCTATAGGAAACCAAGACTCCATACCTGCGCCACGAGTATTTCATACCAGCCAGCATTTTACTATGGAAGGACGGCACCCGGTAAAAACTTATGCCAGTAGTAACTGGAAAGAAGGTGAGACGGTATTCTTTCTTAAGGATACAGCTCAAATTGCTGAAATAGTTAAAGAAGTGGCCAAGTATCCTATTCTTGGAATAAAGCTGACGATTGAAGATGGGCCTGCTCCACCCTTTGTTGAGCGAATGCCGCAAGATTTTATTAACAAGACAGTTTCAGAAGCAGCTAAATACGGATTGGAAGTTTTTGCGCACGTAAGTGACAATGAGGAATTTTTGATGGCTGTAAAGGGTGGTGCTCAAAATATTGTTCATTTCGTAGGAATTGAGATTGATTGGGAGAACGATGAACATATTTCAGCGATCAATAAACTATTGGACCGGGAGGGTTCAATTGTAACGACACTTATGATTGATAAATCGTTCATCTATCCATTGAATCCTGAATGGCTTAAGACACCTTCAATAATTGAAGCATATCCGGCAGTCGAATTAAAAAAACTTCTTACCCCTCAAGCGATTGGACGCGCACAAAAAATGGCCGCGCTAACCAAGTTGGAATATGGTCTGGATGAAATTTCCATGGAGAGCTTATTCTTATCAAAAGTGGAGGATATTCAAAGACTTCTTGATCTTGGAATGAACATTACACTTGGTACTGATGCTGGTAATTCCTTCAATTTTCACGGATACAGCCTGCACGAAGAAATGCAAATACTTGAAATGGGTGGAATCGCGCCACGAGACATCATCAAAATGGGAACACTTAATGCTGCAAGAATGATGCATGTTCAAGATAGTCTAGGTTCTATTGAGCCGGGAAAACTTGCTGATTTAATTCTACTGAATGCGAACCCTTTGGCATCTATTAGTAATTGCTTGGACATAAATACGGTGATTAAGAACGGTGTGATACAAAAGAGGATTGATAAATAA
- a CDS encoding agmatine deiminase family protein — protein sequence MKRSGIFLVLIILLGSCKKESFNRQYQSNNYYQIAKNRQVAEWEPAQGVYFVWPPVIPKELIIELSNDTRIFPIVDGQAGQAHAEKWLVKWGINLQNVNFLHLKTEEELQPRDWGPSAVFTGTGAFKITDGQYKYACPGTDLKCNDSLEFQKKDNGQIYRSTIVDTAIVYLGNKLGFDVLELPFTNTGGNVITDGMGTAFSTCVLLTENRFNGISDKEFFQLNDSLLGLSNYNIISNFDKIGIQHIDCLLKLIDEETILVAEPPKNHELYSIYENIVQNELSHLKTIYNRPYTIKRIKVAPYYTDDEAAYLTAYTNSLILNKNVYVPLFGIEEDSLALETWRSVMPGYSIKGYEYVLKDQPVKTKYHFEGFEELGVETGWLYEDAIHCRIKSIWDENMVFISVKKVLPEVNINQSAVLNATIIDYNNANLTVEEVFLKWRVKGEESWVKQKMTMDTNPNHWFAEFPAKEKEIEIEYYIEAQSGSGATQNRPITAPEGFYTFKYVTHKSI from the coding sequence ATGAAAAGAAGTGGGATTTTTTTAGTATTAATTATTCTCTTGGGTTCATGTAAAAAAGAAAGTTTCAATAGACAATACCAAAGTAATAATTACTACCAAATTGCAAAAAATAGACAAGTAGCCGAATGGGAACCGGCCCAAGGTGTGTATTTTGTTTGGCCTCCAGTTATTCCTAAAGAACTAATTATTGAATTGTCAAATGACACCCGTATTTTTCCAATTGTGGATGGACAGGCAGGACAGGCACATGCGGAAAAATGGCTTGTAAAGTGGGGAATAAATTTACAAAATGTGAATTTCTTGCATCTAAAGACTGAGGAGGAACTTCAGCCAAGAGATTGGGGACCAAGTGCAGTTTTTACGGGAACGGGAGCATTTAAAATTACGGATGGACAGTATAAATACGCCTGTCCTGGAACAGACCTAAAATGCAATGATTCTCTAGAATTTCAAAAGAAAGACAATGGCCAAATATACAGAAGTACCATCGTAGATACTGCTATTGTTTACCTTGGGAATAAACTTGGTTTTGATGTTTTGGAATTACCATTTACAAATACAGGGGGAAATGTAATCACCGATGGTATGGGTACGGCATTTTCTACTTGTGTCCTTTTAACAGAAAACAGATTCAACGGAATAAGCGATAAAGAATTTTTTCAATTGAACGACTCACTATTAGGACTGTCAAACTATAACATTATTTCAAATTTTGACAAAATTGGTATTCAACATATTGATTGTTTGCTGAAATTGATTGACGAAGAAACTATTTTAGTTGCTGAACCACCAAAAAACCATGAATTATATAGTATTTACGAGAATATTGTTCAAAATGAATTATCACATCTGAAAACTATCTATAATCGTCCTTACACAATTAAAAGAATTAAAGTAGCTCCTTATTATACTGATGATGAAGCAGCTTATCTTACTGCTTACACCAACTCTCTAATACTAAATAAAAATGTTTACGTACCGCTCTTTGGTATTGAGGAAGATTCTTTAGCTTTGGAAACGTGGAGATCTGTAATGCCCGGGTATTCAATTAAAGGATATGAATATGTGCTTAAAGATCAACCGGTTAAAACTAAGTATCATTTTGAGGGTTTTGAAGAGTTAGGAGTAGAAACGGGATGGTTATACGAAGATGCCATACACTGCAGAATAAAATCAATATGGGATGAGAATATGGTTTTTATTTCTGTTAAAAAAGTCTTGCCTGAAGTTAACATTAACCAAAGTGCTGTGCTTAATGCCACGATTATAGATTATAATAATGCCAATTTAACTGTTGAGGAAGTATTCCTGAAATGGAGGGTGAAAGGTGAGGAATCGTGGGTAAAACAGAAAATGACAATGGATACTAACCCGAATCATTGGTTTGCGGAATTTCCAGCCAAGGAAAAAGAGATAGAGATCGAATACTACATAGAAGCACAATCAGGTTCTGGTGCAACTCAAAATAGACCAATTACAGCACCGGAAGGATTTTATACATTCAAATACGTTACACATAAAAGTATATAA
- a CDS encoding lactoylglutathione lyase family protein has product MNEIKYPKSFSHIGITVPEINQAVKFYQDIMGWYVIMPPSIIKKEHDTAIGQMCIDVFGTNWEEFEIAHMSTSDGIGIELFSFPHGVKKAPEFNPFNTGLFHFCVQDPDIENLTKRIVEAGGKQRMPIREYYPNEKPYKMVYVEDPFGIVFEIYTHSYELTYSSGAYSV; this is encoded by the coding sequence ATGAATGAAATTAAATATCCTAAATCTTTTTCACACATTGGAATAACTGTTCCGGAAATAAATCAAGCAGTAAAATTCTATCAGGATATTATGGGATGGTATGTAATAATGCCTCCGTCTATCATAAAAAAAGAACATGATACCGCTATTGGACAAATGTGTATTGATGTTTTTGGAACGAATTGGGAAGAATTCGAAATCGCCCATATGTCCACTTCAGACGGTATTGGTATAGAATTATTTTCTTTCCCACACGGAGTAAAAAAAGCCCCTGAATTCAATCCATTTAATACCGGACTCTTTCACTTTTGTGTTCAAGACCCGGATATTGAAAATTTGACCAAAAGAATTGTGGAAGCAGGGGGCAAACAGAGAATGCCAATACGAGAATATTATCCAAATGAAAAACCATATAAAATGGTTTATGTGGAAGATCCCTTTGGAATTGTTTTTGAAATCTACACTCATAGTTATGAACTGACGTATTCTTCAGGCGCCTATTCAGTATAA